A genomic segment from Spinacia oleracea cultivar Varoflay chromosome 3, BTI_SOV_V1, whole genome shotgun sequence encodes:
- the LOC130469398 gene encoding 2-hydroxyisoflavanone dehydratase-like gives MDDDSSRKNENGDPIVNNSPLIRVYKRGKVVYTHPIPPSLDPKTGVKSKDITISSTTGGVCVRLFKPPTNLKNLNYQNKIPVLLYFHGGGFHLESTFSATYHNYLNALAYEAQVMVVSVEYRKAPEHRLPAAYHDCWNALIWVVSNNNNNNNNNNNNNNNNREPWLEEEHVDLSRIYLMGDSAGGNIVHYLALRVGIEESEFCISGIILVHPYFWGEKRIGDEGSKLEYLSISGVADKVWELARPSSSFGADHPWVNPGNDPRLLRLGCKRVLVFVAQKDFFRDRGVFYKEALEKSGWQGIVEVVESKGEDHVFHLLNPYSVNSADIMRKIVAFLHPAHCKL, from the coding sequence ATGGATGATGATTCGAGTCGTAAGAACGAAAACGGAGACCCAATCGTCAACAATTCACCATTAATCCGGGTTTACAAAAGAGGCAAGGTAGTCTACACTCATCCTATCCCACCATCTCTGGATCCCAAAACTGGGGTGAAATCCAAAGACATTACCATCTCCTCTACAACAGGTGGCGTCTGTGTTAGGCTCTTTAAGCCGCCTACCAACTTAAAAAATCTCAACTACCAGAATAAAATACCAGTTTTGTTATACTTTCATGGAGGTGGCTTTCACTTAGAAAGCACCTTTTCTGCTACGTATCACAATTACCTCAATGCCCTCGCCTACGAAGCTCAAGTAATGGTTGTCTCCGTTGAGTACAGGAAAGCCCCTGAACACCGTCTTCCTGCTGCGTATCATGATTGCTGGAATGCTCTCATTTGGGTGGTcagcaataataataacaataataataataataataataataataataataatagagaACCATGGCTTGAAGAAGAGCATGTAGACTTGTCTAGAATTTATTTGATGGGTGATAGCGCAGGCGGTAACATTGTTCATTATCTAGCATTGCGAGTAGGGATTGAAGAAAGTGAGTTCTGCATTAGTGGTATCATTTTGGTGCACCCTTACTTTTGGGGAGAAAAGCGGATTGGTGATGAGGGTAGTAAACTAGAGTACCTGTCAATTTCAGGTGTTGCAGATAAAGTTTGGGAACTTGCTCGTCCGAGTAGTAGTTTTGGAGCTGATCATCCATGGGTCAACCCTGGTAATGACCCGCGGTTGTTGAGACTTGGATGTAAGCGTGTACTGGTATTTGTTGCACAGAAGGATTTCTTTCGAGATCGTGGTGTGTTCTACAAGGAGGCTTTGGAGAAAAGTGGGTGGCAGGGGATAGTGGAGGTGGTAGAGTCTAAAGGGGAAGATCATGTCTTTCATTTGCTTAATCCTTACTCTGTTAACTCTGCTGATATTATGAGAAAGATTGTTGCTTTCCTCCACCCTGCACATTGTAAACTCTGA